The following are encoded together in the Bradymonas sediminis genome:
- the lon gene encoding endopeptidase La — protein sequence MSSSQDSNNSADTAIRRLPLLPLRDIIVFPGRVVRLFVGRDKSIQALEEAMNADKDIALAAQIKSKTNNPTQDDIYAVGTVGRIVQLLRLPDGTVRVLVEGRRRMKIASFAKDEPYFEVDVREVQDVSASQTSSDAQLEIDRLIARVRAGFERYVQINKRVPPEMLSHVARVSDPGKLADLVVAHISLKLAEKQEILEAFDPLERLEKLDILMKAEQESQKADEDIRRRVKKQMERSQRDFYDKSKDGGSRKSWSNKKTQFDDEFEELETRIAEKELPEEARERLDKEMAKLKLMGPMSAEATVVRNYIDWVLALPWGEMTEDRIDVEEAEAILDSDHFGMEKPKERILEHLAVQALVDTPRGPILCLVGPPGVGKTSLGRSIARATGRNFVRLSLGGVRDEAEIRGHRRTYVGSMPGKLIQSLKRAGSSNPVFLLDEIDKMSTDFRGDPSAALLEVLDPEQNATFSDHYLDLDYDLSRVMFICTANDLSSIPAPLRDRMEIIELAGYTDREKVQIARRYLINKQQENNGISQVDVTLDDPAVIRVIEDYTREAGVRNLEQKLGSIFRKVARKVVSGGDESSYHIGPQHLEDYLGAPRFRKRELEQSDEVGLTNGMAWTQFGGVMLHAEATVMAGSGKVSITGKLGDVMQESARAAITYVRTRAENLGLRPDFHTRVDMHVHFPEAALPKDGPSAGVTMATSLVSALCGIPVRRDVAMTGEITLRGRVLAVGGLKEKLLAAHRAGIKKALIPGPNRNDLGEIPDSVREAMEIVPVESIDEVLGHALVLADPAEFLRRLRRPLADLQIRQIESGEFGLQPGEAEGFGDREDRQSVRHLDDSPIH from the coding sequence ATGTCGTCTTCTCAAGATTCGAATAACTCCGCGGATACCGCGATTCGCCGTCTTCCGTTGCTGCCGCTGCGAGATATCATCGTCTTTCCGGGGCGAGTGGTGCGCCTCTTTGTTGGGCGAGATAAGAGCATCCAGGCGCTCGAAGAGGCGATGAACGCCGACAAAGACATCGCCCTGGCCGCCCAGATTAAATCCAAGACGAATAACCCCACCCAGGACGATATTTACGCCGTGGGAACCGTCGGGCGCATCGTGCAATTGCTGCGGCTGCCCGACGGCACCGTGCGGGTGCTCGTGGAGGGGCGGCGTCGCATGAAGATCGCCTCGTTCGCCAAGGACGAGCCGTATTTTGAGGTGGACGTGCGCGAGGTTCAGGACGTCAGCGCGAGCCAGACCTCGAGTGACGCCCAGCTTGAGATCGACCGGCTCATCGCGCGGGTGCGCGCAGGGTTTGAGCGCTATGTGCAGATTAATAAACGCGTCCCCCCGGAGATGCTCTCGCACGTCGCGCGAGTGAGCGACCCGGGCAAGCTCGCCGACCTTGTGGTGGCCCATATCTCGCTGAAGCTCGCCGAGAAGCAGGAGATCCTGGAGGCCTTCGACCCGCTGGAGCGCCTTGAGAAGCTCGACATTTTGATGAAGGCCGAGCAGGAGAGCCAGAAGGCCGACGAGGATATTCGCCGTCGGGTCAAAAAGCAGATGGAGCGCTCGCAGCGCGACTTCTACGATAAGTCCAAAGACGGCGGGTCGCGCAAGTCCTGGAGCAATAAGAAGACGCAATTCGACGATGAGTTTGAGGAGTTGGAGACCCGCATCGCCGAGAAAGAGCTCCCGGAGGAAGCGCGCGAGCGCCTCGATAAGGAGATGGCGAAGCTAAAGTTGATGGGCCCGATGAGCGCCGAGGCGACCGTCGTGCGAAATTATATCGACTGGGTGCTCGCCTTACCCTGGGGCGAGATGACCGAGGACCGTATCGACGTCGAAGAGGCCGAGGCGATCCTTGACTCGGACCATTTCGGCATGGAGAAGCCCAAGGAGCGCATCCTCGAGCACCTCGCCGTCCAGGCGCTGGTCGACACGCCGCGCGGGCCGATTCTGTGCCTGGTCGGGCCCCCCGGCGTCGGTAAGACCTCGCTTGGGCGCTCCATCGCGCGGGCGACGGGGCGAAATTTTGTGCGCCTGAGCCTCGGCGGCGTGCGCGACGAGGCCGAGATTCGTGGGCACCGGCGCACCTATGTCGGGTCGATGCCCGGAAAGTTGATTCAATCGCTGAAGCGCGCGGGCTCCTCCAACCCGGTCTTCTTGCTCGACGAGATCGACAAGATGTCGACCGACTTCCGCGGCGACCCGTCGGCCGCGTTGCTCGAGGTGCTCGACCCGGAGCAGAACGCGACCTTCTCGGACCACTATCTGGACCTCGATTACGACCTCTCGCGGGTCATGTTTATCTGCACTGCCAACGATTTGAGCAGCATCCCTGCGCCGCTGCGCGACCGCATGGAGATCATCGAATTGGCCGGGTATACCGACCGCGAAAAGGTCCAGATCGCCCGGCGCTATCTGATCAATAAGCAGCAGGAGAATAACGGCATCTCCCAGGTCGATGTGACCCTGGACGACCCGGCGGTGATTCGGGTGATTGAGGATTATACCCGGGAGGCGGGCGTTCGAAACCTCGAGCAGAAGCTCGGCTCGATCTTTCGAAAGGTCGCGCGCAAGGTGGTCTCGGGCGGCGACGAGAGCAGCTATCATATTGGGCCGCAGCACCTGGAGGATTATCTCGGGGCGCCGCGCTTTCGCAAACGGGAGTTGGAGCAGAGCGACGAGGTCGGGCTGACCAACGGCATGGCCTGGACCCAATTTGGCGGCGTGATGCTGCACGCGGAGGCGACCGTGATGGCCGGCAGCGGCAAGGTCTCGATCACCGGCAAGCTCGGCGATGTGATGCAGGAGTCGGCGCGCGCGGCGATCACCTATGTGCGCACCCGCGCCGAGAACCTGGGGTTGCGCCCGGACTTCCACACCCGCGTCGATATGCATGTGCATTTCCCCGAGGCTGCGCTGCCCAAAGATGGTCCCTCGGCCGGCGTTACGATGGCGACCAGCCTTGTCAGTGCCCTTTGTGGCATTCCGGTGCGCCGCGACGTCGCCATGACCGGGGAGATTACGCTGCGCGGGCGTGTGCTCGCTGTGGGCGGGCTCAAAGAGAAGTTGCTGGCCGCGCACCGCGCGGGCATCAAAAAAGCGTTGATTCCTGGGCCCAATCGCAACGACCTGGGTGAGATTCCC
- the clpX gene encoding ATP-dependent Clp protease ATP-binding subunit ClpX yields the protein MTTRNDGAHSNLCCSFCGKSQHEVQKLIAGPTVYICDECIGLCGHIIDEEVEREGGGVSYGDVPKPMDIKATLDQYVIDQERAKKILSVAVHNHYKRISSRVDADEVELQKSNILLIGPTGCGKTLLAQTLARLLDVPFTIADATSLTEAGYVGEDVENIIVNLLQAADHDVERASRGIIYIDEIDKIARKGENPSITKDVSGEGVQQALLKIIEGTVASIPPKGGRKHPQQDFLQIDTTNILFICGGAFSGLEEIITQRIGDRRLGFGADVSQNNKELDATELLAEMQPEDLMKYGLIPEFVGRLPVIATLDELDEDALMQILTQPKNALVKQYRKLFRIDGVNVRFEDDALRAVAKKALGHKTGARGLRTILERVMLELMYEVPGREDFDEITITKEMVEQADSATLDFVEPKAESA from the coding sequence ATGACGACGAGAAATGACGGCGCGCACTCCAATTTGTGCTGCTCGTTCTGCGGCAAAAGCCAGCACGAAGTTCAAAAACTCATCGCCGGACCGACGGTCTATATCTGCGATGAGTGCATTGGCCTGTGCGGACATATTATCGACGAAGAGGTCGAGCGCGAGGGCGGTGGCGTGAGCTATGGGGATGTCCCCAAGCCCATGGATATCAAGGCCACCCTCGATCAATATGTGATCGACCAGGAGCGGGCCAAGAAGATCCTCTCGGTCGCGGTGCACAACCATTATAAGCGCATCAGCAGCCGCGTGGACGCCGACGAAGTCGAATTGCAGAAGTCGAATATTCTGCTGATCGGCCCCACCGGTTGCGGCAAGACGCTGCTGGCCCAGACCCTGGCCCGGCTGCTCGACGTGCCGTTCACCATCGCCGACGCCACCAGCCTCACCGAGGCGGGGTATGTCGGTGAGGATGTCGAGAATATTATCGTCAACCTGCTGCAGGCAGCCGATCACGACGTCGAGCGCGCCAGCCGCGGCATTATCTATATTGACGAGATCGACAAGATCGCGCGCAAGGGCGAGAACCCCTCGATCACCAAGGACGTCTCGGGCGAGGGCGTGCAGCAGGCGCTGCTGAAGATCATCGAGGGCACCGTCGCCTCGATCCCGCCCAAGGGCGGGCGCAAGCACCCCCAGCAGGACTTCCTGCAGATCGACACCACCAATATTCTCTTCATCTGCGGCGGCGCGTTCAGCGGCCTCGAAGAGATCATCACTCAGCGTATTGGTGACCGTCGCCTCGGGTTCGGCGCCGACGTCAGCCAGAATAATAAGGAGCTTGACGCGACCGAGTTGCTCGCCGAGATGCAGCCCGAAGACCTGATGAAATACGGGCTTATCCCCGAGTTCGTCGGCCGCCTACCGGTCATCGCTACCCTCGACGAGCTCGACGAGGACGCGTTGATGCAGATCCTCACCCAGCCCAAGAACGCGCTGGTGAAGCAGTACCGCAAGCTCTTCCGCATCGACGGCGTGAACGTCAGATTCGAGGACGACGCGCTGCGCGCGGTGGCCAAAAAGGCGCTGGGTCATAAGACCGGCGCCCGCGGGTTGCGCACGATTCTGGAGCGCGTGATGCTCGAGTTGATGTACGAGGTGCCGGGCCGCGAGGACTTCGACGAGATCACCATCACCAAGGAGATGGTCGAGCAGGCCGACAGCGCCACCCTCGACTTTGTCGAGCCCAAGGCCGAGAGCGCCTGA
- the clpP gene encoding ATP-dependent Clp endopeptidase proteolytic subunit ClpP — protein sequence MAFLPRVIEQTHRGERGWDIYSRLLKDRIVFLGTQVNDMVANTIIAQLLYLESEDPDKEISLYINSPGGSVTAGLAIYDTMQYIKPEVSTICLGQAASMGAVLLSAGAPGKRLALPNARVLIHQPLMGGLSGQATDIDIQAREILKLRETLTDILVRHSGQTSERISKDTERDYFMTADEAAEYGIIDRVIDAQRLKDPSA from the coding sequence ATGGCTTTTTTACCTCGCGTTATCGAACAGACTCACCGTGGTGAGCGCGGCTGGGATATTTATAGCCGTCTGCTTAAAGATCGGATCGTTTTTCTGGGCACCCAGGTCAACGATATGGTGGCCAATACGATCATCGCGCAGTTGCTCTATCTTGAGAGCGAGGACCCGGACAAAGAGATCTCGCTCTATATCAACTCCCCCGGGGGTAGCGTGACCGCGGGGTTGGCGATTTACGATACGATGCAATATATCAAGCCGGAGGTCTCCACGATCTGTCTGGGGCAGGCCGCCTCGATGGGCGCGGTGCTCCTGAGCGCCGGCGCGCCGGGCAAACGCCTGGCACTGCCCAACGCCCGCGTGCTGATTCACCAGCCGCTGATGGGCGGGCTGAGCGGGCAGGCGACCGACATCGACATCCAGGCGCGCGAAATTTTAAAGCTGCGTGAGACGTTAACTGACATATTGGTGCGCCATAGTGGTCAGACCAGCGAGCGCATCTCAAAAGATACCGAGCGCGATTATTTTATGACCGCCGATGAAGCCGCCGAATACGGGATTATCGACCGGGTGATTGACGCCCAGCGACTCAAAGACCCGTCGGCCTAA
- the tig gene encoding trigger factor: protein MPYEVEETGNLTRLVTVTVPAEERKKRVNKELRKIAKTAKIRGFRKGAVPFGEVKKRYGAEVDRDTIEGLVRDYLNKIVEESEQVVLHLGRPEFGDAAAVAEGDVTFTVDLEVRQDVDPVGYLGLELKKEKIEVTSEKVDERLEQLRERYATLEPISGRKKIAEGDVVTFDYEAQGAEENEELANFKGKGGQVEIGGKGGSIPGLEEGLTGLAFDATKVIEVTPNENFGIASLVGEAISLEVTVTEVKHKVLPELDDDFAKDTGQAETLDELREKLSEEIEKGLEHDAMHSLQSQVLEKLIEQNEIELPPKFVQEQLDNERNQRLRALQQAIQQGMNPASLGIDLETYADPEAFRPDVEKGICVDFLLTAIFEKEELKLEEADLMATIEHQAMHQRVQPQQLLQQLLQDQNGMAQIQHMAMLEKTRIFLVEKGEIEEVPAGSLSEEAEEKPKAKAKSKAKPKAKAKSKSKTTKKKADKDAEEKPKAKAKSKSKTTKKKADKDAEEKPKAKAKSKSKTTKAKAEKKETKPKAKAKSKSKATTTKKKADKE from the coding sequence ATGCCTTACGAGGTGGAAGAAACCGGAAATCTCACCCGCCTGGTCACCGTGACCGTGCCGGCTGAAGAGCGTAAAAAGCGCGTCAACAAAGAGCTTCGCAAAATCGCCAAGACCGCGAAGATTCGTGGCTTCCGCAAGGGCGCTGTGCCCTTCGGTGAGGTGAAGAAGCGCTACGGCGCCGAAGTCGACCGCGACACGATCGAAGGCTTGGTCCGCGATTATCTCAACAAGATCGTTGAGGAGAGCGAGCAGGTTGTGTTGCACCTTGGGCGCCCGGAATTCGGCGACGCCGCGGCTGTGGCCGAAGGCGACGTGACGTTCACGGTCGACCTTGAGGTCCGCCAGGACGTCGACCCGGTCGGTTATCTCGGGCTCGAGCTTAAGAAAGAGAAGATCGAAGTCACCAGCGAGAAGGTCGACGAGCGACTCGAGCAGCTGCGTGAGCGTTACGCGACGCTTGAGCCGATCTCGGGGCGCAAAAAGATCGCTGAAGGCGACGTGGTCACCTTCGACTACGAGGCGCAAGGCGCTGAAGAGAACGAAGAGCTTGCCAACTTCAAAGGCAAGGGCGGCCAGGTTGAAATCGGCGGCAAAGGCGGCTCGATCCCCGGTCTCGAAGAGGGTCTCACCGGGCTCGCCTTCGACGCCACCAAGGTCATCGAAGTCACCCCGAACGAGAACTTCGGCATCGCGTCGCTCGTCGGCGAGGCGATCTCGCTTGAAGTGACCGTCACCGAGGTGAAGCATAAGGTGCTCCCCGAGCTCGACGACGACTTCGCCAAAGACACCGGTCAGGCCGAGACGCTTGACGAGCTGCGCGAGAAGTTGAGCGAAGAGATCGAGAAAGGCCTCGAGCACGACGCCATGCACTCGCTGCAGTCGCAGGTCCTCGAGAAGCTTATCGAGCAGAACGAGATCGAGCTTCCGCCGAAGTTCGTCCAGGAGCAGCTGGACAACGAGCGCAACCAGCGCCTTCGCGCGCTTCAGCAGGCGATTCAGCAGGGCATGAACCCCGCGTCGCTGGGCATCGACCTTGAGACCTATGCCGATCCCGAGGCGTTCCGTCCGGACGTGGAGAAGGGCATTTGCGTCGACTTCCTCCTCACGGCGATCTTCGAGAAAGAGGAGCTTAAGCTTGAGGAAGCCGACCTGATGGCGACCATCGAGCACCAGGCCATGCACCAGCGCGTGCAGCCGCAGCAACTGCTCCAGCAGCTGCTGCAGGACCAGAACGGCATGGCGCAGATCCAGCATATGGCGATGCTCGAGAAGACCCGCATCTTCCTGGTGGAGAAGGGTGAGATCGAGGAAGTCCCGGCTGGCTCGCTGAGCGAAGAGGCTGAAGAGAAGCCGAAGGCAAAAGCCAAGAGCAAGGCCAAGCCGAAAGCCAAGGCGAAGTCGAAGTCCAAGACGACCAAGAAAAAGGCCGACAAGGACGCCGAAGAGAAGCCGAAAGCCAAGGCGAAGTCGAAGTCCAAGACGACCAAGAAAAAGGCCGACAAGGACGCCGAAGAGAAGCCGAAAGCCAAGGCGAAGTCGAAGTCCAAGACGACCAAGGCCAAAGCTGAGAAGAAAGAAACCAAGCCGAAAGCTAAAGCGAAGTCGAAGTCCAAAGCGACCACGACCAAGAAAAAGGCTGACAAAGAATAA
- a CDS encoding metallophosphoesterase family protein — protein sequence MKIAVVSDLHLAPDGVNRCTATPAELLHLFETIQASADRVVLAGDLFDLDRPRMLGGWRAQLAQLYREQPELLERMEAFEWLVGNHDAALCRRAVPQERCVLADGLRVLIRHGHQWDMPLKKMPALAPSANFVAGWLQRADLQGAASALGRAPLVFDRMLNRNKKGGRDRLLEGAQALLVEEGWDVVVCGHSHDLRLVAGEHGLFVNTGSVCEGTIDWALIDTDAAAPSVTLMRDGQLHERAEKLAGRWQLLSAT from the coding sequence ATGAAAATTGCTGTTGTCTCCGACCTGCATCTTGCACCCGATGGCGTGAATCGCTGCACCGCGACGCCCGCCGAGTTGCTCCACCTATTCGAGACGATCCAGGCAAGCGCCGACCGCGTGGTGCTCGCCGGCGACCTCTTCGACCTCGACCGGCCGCGCATGCTGGGCGGGTGGCGGGCGCAGTTGGCGCAATTATATCGCGAGCAGCCTGAATTATTAGAGAGAATGGAGGCGTTCGAGTGGTTGGTGGGGAACCACGACGCCGCGCTGTGTCGGCGCGCGGTGCCCCAGGAGCGCTGTGTGTTGGCCGACGGGCTGCGCGTGCTGATTCGCCACGGGCACCAATGGGATATGCCGCTAAAGAAGATGCCGGCGCTGGCGCCGAGCGCGAATTTTGTGGCCGGCTGGCTCCAGCGCGCCGACCTGCAGGGCGCGGCCAGCGCGCTCGGGCGGGCGCCGCTGGTCTTCGACCGCATGCTCAATAGGAATAAGAAGGGCGGGCGCGACCGACTGCTTGAGGGCGCGCAGGCGCTCCTGGTCGAGGAGGGTTGGGACGTCGTGGTCTGCGGTCACTCCCACGACCTTCGCCTGGTCGCCGGGGAGCACGGGCTCTTCGTGAACACCGGTTCGGTGTGCGAGGGGACGATCGACTGGGCGCTTATTGACACCGACGCCGCCGCGCCGAGCGTCACGTTGATGCGCGACGGTCAGTTGCATGAGCGCGCCGAGAAGCTTGCCGGGCGCTGGCAGTTGTTGAGCGCGACGTGA